Within the Dechloromonas denitrificans genome, the region ATCGGCGTGGCCAGATCACCGATGACGGCTGGCTGATTCCGCTCGATCTCGGCATGGAGGATATCGCCAGCCTGCTCGGGACGACCCGGCAGACGGTGTCTTCGCTGATCAATCAATGGGAGCGCGAAGGCATCCTGGAGCGCCAGGGCCGGCGGGCGTTGCGCGTCCGTTCGCTGGCCGCGCTGGCCGTGCACTGTCCCGCTAGTGTCGGCCAGCCGACGGACATGGCCGGCGCCGGTCGCTAAAGTCCGGCCATGTTTCATTCAAGGATAGATCATGGAAGCGAATCGGACTTTACCAGCGGACTGCGGTTGCCAGCGGAAGACAGACCGTTACATCAGCTTTGACGGACTGGACTGCGACGGCAACGCCCGCCGGGTCATGGCCTGCATCGAACGCAACATGCAGGCGGCCGGCCAGGCCCAGCCGTTCTGGACTTATTTCATGACCAAGCGCCAGCCGCGGAGCGGGCCGGTGCCGGACGATCTGTTTCTCGTCCATTCCCATATCAACCAGATTCGCGAGTTTTTCGAGGAGTGCGCTGACGAAGCCGCGCTGGCTTTGCTGACGCAGGTCGAAGAGGAGTGCTGCTGAACTTTCCGGCCGGCTGACTGGCCTGGCTGCCGGGCAATCAGGCGTGGCTCGGTTGCCAGTTGCTGGCGACGCGGTTGCGCCCGGTCTGCTTGGCCCGGTACAGCCAGGCGTCGGCATCGTGGATCAGTTTGTCGAGCGATTCGTGATCGCCGAGTTGGGCGATGCCGAAGCTGGCCGACAGCCTGAATCCTTGACCGGCTGAGCCGAATTTCAAGCATTCGATTTCGCCGCGCAGCCGCTCGGCCAGCTGGCAAGCCTGGGCAGCATCGGTTTCCGGCAGCAGCAGAACGAATTCCTCGCCTCCCCAGCGAGCGGCGATGTCGCCGCTGCGGCAGGCGGCGGCGAGCAGCCGGGAGATTTCGGCGAGCACCTTGTCGCCCATCGCATGACCATAGCCGTCGTTGATTTCCTTGAAATGGTCGATGTCGGCCATCAGCACCGACAAGTGGCGGTTGCTGCGCAAGGCCGTACTCCAGACCGGCCCGGCATGCTCGAAGAAAGCGCGGCGGTTGAGCAGGCCGGTCAGCGGGTCGGTGCTGGCCAATTGCTCGGCTTGCTGGCGGGCCTGCTGGTGCTGGCGCATCCGGTAGGCGAGGGCAAGGGCGAGCAGAATGCCTTCGATGACGACCCCCCAGCCGGCGGCATGGAAGGAGATCGAGGTATAGGGCAGGCCGTGCCAGACCGCCAGGGCGGTGACCGAGGTGCCGAGCATCGTGGTCAGCGCCGCGGCAAGAAAGTAGCGGCCGGCAATCCGTCCATGTCGGATGGTGATGATCCCGAGCCAGACCATGACCACCGAAAACAGCAAAACGAACAGAAAGGCGACGAGCACGGTGTCCTGCTGGCGTTGCATGGCGACCGTCGAGAAAATCAGGATCAGCCCGAGCGTGACCTGCCAATGCACCAGCCGACGAGCGACCGGGGCGTGCTGGCGCAGATTCAGGAAGCCGCTGGCGAAGCGCAGGCCGAAACAACTGAAGATCACCATCAGCAGCGGGATGGCGTATTGCTGGAAGGCGGTTTGCTGGGGCCATAGCCAGACGTAGGCATGGCCGGTGTAACCCAGGTGGAGCAGTACGAAGGAGCCGAGATAAAGCGTGTAGTCGAGATAGCTGCGTTCGCGCAGACCGATGAAGAGCATCGCGTTGTAGGCGATCAGGGCGAGCAGGAAGCCGTAAAGCACGCCGTAGCCGTAGTCGTACTGGAGCTGCAAGGCTTCTGCCTGGGCCGTATCGAGCAGCCGGACGGGGACGACCAGCGGATCGGGCGTCGCTACCCGGAGAAAAATATCGCTGCGCCCGGGCGGCAAGGTGAGATCGAAAACATAGCCGAGTCCGGCGAGCGGCGAGCGGTGCGCGGTGTTGGCATCGCCGGCGATCGATTGGGCTACCAGCTGGTTGCCGTGCACCTGATAGAGCTCGATCCGGTCGAGCCAGGAAATCTCGATCTCCAGCCGGCGCTTGGCCGGGAGTGCTTGATTGTTGCCGACGGCAAGATGCAGCCAGACCGGCTTGGCGGCAATGCCGAACTTGGCGACGTCGCTGTCGCCCGGCTGAAAGGCGCCCTGGCGTTGTTGCTGAAGGGCCTCCTTGATGCTCAACGGCGGGCCGCTTTCGATCAGGATGTTCATCCAGCGCCCGAGCGGTTCGGTCGGCAAGGTCTCGAGCGGATGAACCTGGGCCTGGGCACCGTGCATCAGCAGCAGCCAGAACAGCGCCAGCCAGCCGGCCCAGGACAGAACTGGCCGGTCTTGAGGTTGGCGTTGCGGCGAAGTTTGAACGATGGCGTCCGACATGCTGTGCAGGATAACGTCCTAATCCGCGGTACGACACCATTTTTTGCCGCCCGGCCGGCGCCGTTTTGATCTGCGTTAGGGCGCGGCCGGCGGCCTAACGCTAGTCTGGGCCGATTCGACTCGAACGACTGTTGCCATGGCGCTGCATCCCCAACCGCTCACTCTTTACAGCCTGCGTCACGCCCTTGCCGTCGGCTGGCGGATGACCATGGCGACGCGGGCCGTCGCTGTCACCTTTTCGCTGGTGTTTGTGCTGGCCGGGGCGGTGATCATCGGTGGTCTGCTGGCCCAGGGCTTGCTGCCCTTCGTGATCGTTGCCGCAGGGGCCTTCATGCTGCTCGGGCCGGTCATCCTGGCTGGATTCTTCGGCGTTGCCCAAGCTTTCGAAGGCGATGGCCAAGTGCGGCCGGCGGCCGTGCTCGCCGGATTCAGCACGGCACCGGCCGCGCTCTGGGTGCTGGCCCTGGTCTGCGGCCTGTTGTTCATGATCTTCGTCACCGATGCGACCATTCTTTATGCCTATATGCTCGGCCAGGCCCCAGTATGGCTGACTGACCTCGTGCCGTTCGCCGATAACCTGTTGCGGTTCGTCAAATGGGCGGCGGTGTCGGGTTTCGTCGTGGCGTTGATGCTGTTCTGCGTTTCGGCATTCTCGGTGCCCTTACTCTGCGAGCGTCGGGCCGGTCTGGTCGAGGCGGTGGCGCTCAGCGTGCGGATCGTTTTCGCCAATTTTCCGCTCGCCATGTTGTGGGCCGCTGTGCTGGCCTGCGTCATCATCGGCAGCATCCTGCTGCTGCCGGTGCTGTCCTTGACCCTGCCGTGGCTGGCCTTTGCCAGCCGGGCGCTCTACCGCCAGGTGTTGCCGGGCGCCTGAGATCTACGGTTGCTTCGCGGGCCGGGCGCCGTCAGCCGGGGTGGCGACGGTATAATTGCGACCTTTCCGTTTTCGCCCAGCCTACCGTGACCCAGCTCGACCAGGAAATCTTCCGCCGCCGTACCTTCGCCATCATTTCCCACCCCGATGCCGGTAAAACCACGCTGACCGAAAAACTGCTGTGGTTCGGCGGCGCCATCCAGGTGGCCGGCGAAGTCCGTGCCCGCAAGGCTTCGCGCCACGCGACTTCGGACTGGATGGAGCTGGAGAAGCAGCGCGGTATCTCGGTGACCTCGTCGGTCATGCAGTTCCCGTACCGCGAATGCATGATCAACCTGCTCGACACGCCGGGCCATGAGGACTTCTCGGAAGACACCTACCGGACGTTGACCGCCGTCGACTCGGCAACCATGGTCATCGACTCGGTGAATGGCGTCGAAGCGCAGACGATCAAGCTGCTCAACGTCTGCCGCATGCGCGACACGCCGATCCTGACCTTCATCAACAAGCTCGACCGCGAAGGCAAGGAGCCGATCGACCTGCTCGACGAAATCGAGTCGGTGCTCGGCATCCAGTGCGCCCCGATGACCTGGCCGATCGGCATGGGCAAGCGTTTTCGCGGCGTCTATCACCTCTACGACGACGCCATCAGCTTCTTCGACCCGCAGGCCGAAAAGGGCACGGCCGAGATCATCCAGGGCCTCGACAATCCGCGTCTCGACGAACTGATCGGTTCGCAGGCCGACGAATTGCGTACCGACATCGAACTGGTGCGCGGCGCTTCGCATGCCTTCGATGCTGACGCTTATCTGTCGGGCAAGCAGTCGCCGGTGTTTTTCGGTTCGGCGGTCAACAACTTCGGCGTGCAGAGCCTGCTCGACGCCGTCGTCGATCTGTCGCCGGCGCCGATCGCCCGGCCGGCGGTGTCGCGCAGCGTCGAACCGAACGAGCCGAAATTTTCCGGTTTCGTGTTCAAGATCCAGGCCAACATGGACCCCAAGCACCGCGACCGCATCGCTTTCCTGCGCGTCTGCTCGGGCCGCTTCGAGCGCGGCATGAAAATCAAGCAGGGGGCCGGCGGCAAGTTCCTCTCGGTCAACAACGCCATCACCTTCATGGCCCGCGACCGCTCGACCACCGACGAAGCCTGGCCGGGCGACATCATCGGCATCCCGAACCACGGCACCATCCGCCTCGGCGAAACCTTCACCGAAGGCGAAGACCTGCGCTTCACCGGCATTCCGTCCTTTGCGCCGGAACACTTCCGCCTGGCGCGCATCGCCAACCCGCTGAAGATCAAGCAGTTGCAGAAAGGCCTGCAGCAACTGGCCGAGGAGGGCGCGACCCAGTTGTTCCGGCCGATGTCCGGCAACGACCTGATTCTCGGCGCGGTCGGCACGCTGCAGTTCGACGTGGTGGCCAGCCGGCTGGAACACGAATACGGCGTCCAGGTTATTTTCGAGAGCTACAACTGTTCGACGGCGCGCTGGATCCACGGCGACCCGCTCGAACTGCGTCAGCTGTCGGAACGTTACAGCGCCAACGTCGCCCTTGATGGCGCCGACGATCCGGTCTATCTGGCGCCGAACAATGTCTACCTGAACATGGTCAAAGAGAAATATCCCAATCTGCGCTTCGTCGAGGCGCGCGAGGTGATCTGACCATGACTGTCCGGGTCCAGGAAGCCGATTTCGACCTCGGTGCCGAGCTTGCCGCGCTGCGCGCCGGCGACGCCCGGGTCGGCGCGCTGGCCAGCTTTGTCGGACTGGTGCGCGACATCAACGCCGGGGCCGGCGTTTCGGAAATGACCCTGGAGCACTACCCGGGCATGACCGAGAAGGCGCTCGAGGAAATCGTCGTCGAAGCACGAGGCCGCTGGGCGCTCTACGACGCGCTGGTCATCCACCGCGTCGGTCCGCTCAAGCCCTGCGACCAGATCGTCCTGGTCGCCGTGACCAGCGCGCACCGTGGCGAAGCCTTCGCCGCCTGCGAATTCATCATGGACTACCTGAAGACCCGCGCCCCGTTCTGGAAGCGCGAAGTCACGCCGGATGGCGCGCACTGGGTCGATGCCCGCGAGAGCGACGACAGCGCCGCCGCGCGCTGGCAGAACCCGCCGCTGGCCAACTGACGGCGCTCCGGCGCCTACGCTACGGCCCTGGTCAGTTCGGCAATCCGCGTCCGCAGGACATCGAGGCTGAGCGGTTTGTGCAGAACGACGATCTGTTTCCTGGCCATGCGGCGAATCACTTGCGGATCGGTATCGCCGGTGATGATCAGCGCCGGCAACTGGCTGCCGAAATTCTTGCGTAGCGTCGCGATGACGTTGAAACCGTCTTCGTTCCCGGCGAGCCGATAGTCGGAAATGATCAGGTTCGGCGGATTCCCGCCGAGGCGGGCCAATAGTTCGGCGCCGGAGGGCGCTGAAACGACCTGGTGGCCGATTTCGGCCAAGGCGTAGGTCAGTGCCTTGACCAGCTCGGCATTGTCGTCGACCACGCCGATTATCAAGGGAATATGCGGCTCTTGCACCGGGGGCATCGGCTTGGCTGCTTCGCCCAGCGGCAACTCGACGGCGAATACGGAGCCTTTGCCGAGGCGCGAACAGAGGTTGATTTGCAGCCCCAGCAAGCTCGCCATCTTGGTGACGATCGCCAGCCCCAGGCCGCTCCCTTTGGTGCTGTTACGCTCGCGGTTGTCGAGCTGCTTGAATTCCTCAAAAATCTCGCCGGTCTTGTCGGCCGGAATGCCTATGCCGGTATCCCAGACCTCAAGCCACATTTTTCCCTGGCGCCGCTTGCAGCCGATCAGGACGCCGCCGTGCGCGGTGTAGCGGATGGCGTTATCGACCAGATTTCCGACAATGCGCTGGAACAGCACAGGATCGGTGCGCCCGGTCAGGCCGAAGCGGGTATGGCGCAATTTGAGTCCTTTGCTCCGGGCTTCCGGGCCGTAAGATGAAACCACCCGCTTGAGCAGCGCGTCGAGTTCGAAATCGCAAGGTTTCGGGACAACCACGCCGGCTTCGAGTTTCGACAGGTCGAGCAGGTGCGAGAGCATTTCGCTTAGTGTCGCGGCGCAATTCTTCATGCCGCTGACCAGTTGCTGATCGCTCGCGCCCAGTTTGTGTTCGAGTGCCGCAATGTAGAGCGCCAGGCCGGCCAGCGGCTGCCGCAGATCGTGACTGGCGGCGGCGAGGAAGCGCGATTTGGCGCAATTGGCCCGCTCGGCGTCGGCCATGGCCTGTTTCAGCGAGGTTTCGGTTTGCTTGGTGGTGGTGATGTCAATCAGCAGGAGGCGATACTCCTGCCCCGTTTCATCGCGAATGGCTTTGACCTGTATGACCCGGGCCGGCTGCTCTTCCAGCGACGGTATGGTGATCTCGCTGACTTGTTTGGTCGGGCTGGCCCACACGGCGTTGAGGAATCCGGCGAAAGTCGGCCGACTGGCTTCGTCGATGAACAGCGCGAAACTCTTGTTGACCAGTTTCGAACGGCCCAGGCCGAGCAGGCGGGCGCCGGCCAGATTGATCTGTTGAATCTTGCCGTCGCGGCTCAGTGTCACATAGCCGATTGGTGCGAAATCGTAGAGGTCGGTGTACCGCGCCAGGGCAGCTTCGGCTTGATGGTAGCTTTCGCGCAATGCCTCGTTCTGCATTTCCAGTTCGATTTTATGCACGCGTAGTTCGTGCAGCAGCGCCGAAACGTTGCTTGTGCCGTCTGTTTCTTGCTCATCCTTTGTCGCGCGCTCTTCTGCCAGACGGCGCAGCGCCAGCGACCTTGCGGCAATGTCCGGATTTTTTTTCATGGCATTGGGTCCTCCTTCACCCCCCGCGGTCCTGGCTCGCAGCACTGGTCCTCTTCGCCCGGCGCGGCTGGCCGGTAGCGGGCAATGCCGGTTGGGCGATGTTGGCTTTTTGAGGGTGCTTCGCTTTGCTTTGTTCCACCAGCCAGCGTGCCTCAGTGAGGATTTTCTCCAGTCCGGCAAGCTGATCAGGGGCGCTGCCGCTGGCCGCCAGGCCGTCTTCCAGAGCCTGCGCGATCTTGTCAAATGCCGCTTCCAGCGACTTGGCCTCGCTGATGTCGATGAAGGTGATGACTACGCCGCTGATGATGTTGTCGAGGCTACGGTACGGCATGATGCGAACCTTGAACCAATGCCCGCCCTGGGCGGCAATGGCTTTGTCGGAAAAGACCAGCGTGCGCAGGACTTCCTTCGCATCTTCCTGCAGTTGCGGATAATCGAGCTCGGTGACGATATTCGACAGCGGCCGCCCGACATCGAGCGGCAATAGCTTGAAAAGCCGTGTGGCATAAGGCGTGAA harbors:
- the cowN gene encoding N(2)-fixation sustaining protein CowN: MEANRTLPADCGCQRKTDRYISFDGLDCDGNARRVMACIERNMQAAGQAQPFWTYFMTKRQPRSGPVPDDLFLVHSHINQIREFFEECADEAALALLTQVEEECC
- a CDS encoding diguanylate cyclase: MSDAIVQTSPQRQPQDRPVLSWAGWLALFWLLLMHGAQAQVHPLETLPTEPLGRWMNILIESGPPLSIKEALQQQRQGAFQPGDSDVAKFGIAAKPVWLHLAVGNNQALPAKRRLEIEISWLDRIELYQVHGNQLVAQSIAGDANTAHRSPLAGLGYVFDLTLPPGRSDIFLRVATPDPLVVPVRLLDTAQAEALQLQYDYGYGVLYGFLLALIAYNAMLFIGLRERSYLDYTLYLGSFVLLHLGYTGHAYVWLWPQQTAFQQYAIPLLMVIFSCFGLRFASGFLNLRQHAPVARRLVHWQVTLGLILIFSTVAMQRQQDTVLVAFLFVLLFSVVMVWLGIITIRHGRIAGRYFLAAALTTMLGTSVTALAVWHGLPYTSISFHAAGWGVVIEGILLALALAYRMRQHQQARQQAEQLASTDPLTGLLNRRAFFEHAGPVWSTALRSNRHLSVLMADIDHFKEINDGYGHAMGDKVLAEISRLLAAACRSGDIAARWGGEEFVLLLPETDAAQACQLAERLRGEIECLKFGSAGQGFRLSASFGIAQLGDHESLDKLIHDADAWLYRAKQTGRNRVASNWQPSHA
- a CDS encoding DUF2189 domain-containing protein; translated protein: MALHPQPLTLYSLRHALAVGWRMTMATRAVAVTFSLVFVLAGAVIIGGLLAQGLLPFVIVAAGAFMLLGPVILAGFFGVAQAFEGDGQVRPAAVLAGFSTAPAALWVLALVCGLLFMIFVTDATILYAYMLGQAPVWLTDLVPFADNLLRFVKWAAVSGFVVALMLFCVSAFSVPLLCERRAGLVEAVALSVRIVFANFPLAMLWAAVLACVIIGSILLLPVLSLTLPWLAFASRALYRQVLPGA
- a CDS encoding peptide chain release factor 3, encoding MTQLDQEIFRRRTFAIISHPDAGKTTLTEKLLWFGGAIQVAGEVRARKASRHATSDWMELEKQRGISVTSSVMQFPYRECMINLLDTPGHEDFSEDTYRTLTAVDSATMVIDSVNGVEAQTIKLLNVCRMRDTPILTFINKLDREGKEPIDLLDEIESVLGIQCAPMTWPIGMGKRFRGVYHLYDDAISFFDPQAEKGTAEIIQGLDNPRLDELIGSQADELRTDIELVRGASHAFDADAYLSGKQSPVFFGSAVNNFGVQSLLDAVVDLSPAPIARPAVSRSVEPNEPKFSGFVFKIQANMDPKHRDRIAFLRVCSGRFERGMKIKQGAGGKFLSVNNAITFMARDRSTTDEAWPGDIIGIPNHGTIRLGETFTEGEDLRFTGIPSFAPEHFRLARIANPLKIKQLQKGLQQLAEEGATQLFRPMSGNDLILGAVGTLQFDVVASRLEHEYGVQVIFESYNCSTARWIHGDPLELRQLSERYSANVALDGADDPVYLAPNNVYLNMVKEKYPNLRFVEAREVI
- the moaE gene encoding molybdopterin synthase catalytic subunit MoaE codes for the protein MTVRVQEADFDLGAELAALRAGDARVGALASFVGLVRDINAGAGVSEMTLEHYPGMTEKALEEIVVEARGRWALYDALVIHRVGPLKPCDQIVLVAVTSAHRGEAFAACEFIMDYLKTRAPFWKREVTPDGAHWVDARESDDSAAARWQNPPLAN
- a CDS encoding ATP-binding protein, producing the protein MKKNPDIAARSLALRRLAEERATKDEQETDGTSNVSALLHELRVHKIELEMQNEALRESYHQAEAALARYTDLYDFAPIGYVTLSRDGKIQQINLAGARLLGLGRSKLVNKSFALFIDEASRPTFAGFLNAVWASPTKQVSEITIPSLEEQPARVIQVKAIRDETGQEYRLLLIDITTTKQTETSLKQAMADAERANCAKSRFLAAASHDLRQPLAGLALYIAALEHKLGASDQQLVSGMKNCAATLSEMLSHLLDLSKLEAGVVVPKPCDFELDALLKRVVSSYGPEARSKGLKLRHTRFGLTGRTDPVLFQRIVGNLVDNAIRYTAHGGVLIGCKRRQGKMWLEVWDTGIGIPADKTGEIFEEFKQLDNRERNSTKGSGLGLAIVTKMASLLGLQINLCSRLGKGSVFAVELPLGEAAKPMPPVQEPHIPLIIGVVDDNAELVKALTYALAEIGHQVVSAPSGAELLARLGGNPPNLIISDYRLAGNEDGFNVIATLRKNFGSQLPALIITGDTDPQVIRRMARKQIVVLHKPLSLDVLRTRIAELTRAVA